The following coding sequences are from one Mycolicibacterium aichiense window:
- a CDS encoding nitroreductase/quinone reductase family protein — MQKPDRVAEAGAWLLENGHRMLLALTGGRYPRTVMGMLTVELHTVGRKSGKPYTNLLTSPVHDKERIVVVASKGGHQDHPDWYKNAMANPEVGVTVDGATVPMLARTASPEERAELWPRVVKAYKGYAGYQRNTPREIPLLILERRRAFR, encoded by the coding sequence GTGCAGAAACCCGATCGTGTCGCCGAGGCCGGCGCCTGGCTGTTGGAGAACGGCCACCGGATGCTGCTCGCGCTCACCGGCGGGCGTTACCCCCGCACGGTGATGGGCATGCTGACCGTCGAGCTGCATACCGTAGGCCGCAAGTCCGGGAAGCCGTACACCAACCTGTTGACGTCTCCGGTGCACGACAAGGAGCGCATCGTCGTCGTGGCATCCAAGGGCGGGCATCAGGACCACCCCGACTGGTACAAGAACGCGATGGCCAACCCGGAGGTCGGTGTGACCGTGGACGGCGCGACGGTTCCGATGCTGGCCCGCACCGCCAGCCCGGAAGAGCGGGCCGAGTTGTGGCCGCGAGTTGTCAAGGCCTACAAGGGATATGCGGGCTATCAGCGCAACACACCCCGCGAGATCCCGTTGCTGATCCTGGAACGCCGCCGAGCGTTCCGATAG
- the rpsA gene encoding 30S ribosomal protein S1 — protein sequence MPSPTVTSPQVAVNDIGSAEDFLAAIDKTIKYFNDGDIVEGTIVKVDRDEVLLDIGYKTEGVIPSRELSIKHDVDPNEVVSVGDEVEALVLTKEDKEGRLILSKKRAQYERAWGTIEALKEKDEAVKGTVIEVVKGGLILDIGLRGFLPASLVEMRRVRDLQPYIGKEIEAKIIELDKNRNNVVLSRRAWLEQTQSEVRSEFLNQLQKGAIRKGVVSSIVNFGAFVDLGGVDGLVHVSELSWKHIDHPSEVVQVGDEVTVEVLDVDMDRERVSLSLKATQEDPWRHFARTHAIGQIVPGKVTKLVPFGAFVRVEEGIEGLVHISELAERHVEVPDQVVQVGDDAMVKVIDIDLERRRISLSLKQANEDYTEEFDPSKYGMADSYDDAGNYIFPEGFDADTNEWLEGFDKQRTEWEARYAEAERRHKMHTAQMEKFAKAEAEAAERPAGNGATSSSSSSGESAGGSLASDAQLAALREKLAGNA from the coding sequence ATGCCAAGTCCCACCGTCACCTCGCCGCAAGTAGCCGTCAACGACATCGGCTCGGCCGAGGACTTTCTCGCCGCGATCGACAAGACCATCAAATACTTCAACGATGGCGACATCGTCGAAGGCACCATCGTCAAGGTTGACCGCGACGAAGTCTTGCTCGACATCGGCTACAAGACCGAGGGTGTCATTCCCTCCCGCGAACTCTCCATCAAGCACGACGTCGACCCCAATGAGGTTGTGTCCGTCGGCGATGAGGTGGAAGCCCTCGTCCTCACCAAGGAGGACAAGGAAGGCCGCCTGATCCTGTCCAAGAAGCGCGCTCAGTACGAGCGCGCCTGGGGCACCATCGAGGCGCTCAAGGAGAAGGACGAGGCCGTCAAGGGCACCGTCATCGAGGTCGTCAAGGGCGGCCTGATCCTCGACATCGGCCTGCGCGGCTTCCTGCCCGCGTCGTTGGTCGAGATGCGACGCGTCCGCGATCTGCAGCCGTACATCGGCAAGGAGATCGAGGCCAAGATCATCGAGCTGGACAAGAACCGCAACAACGTGGTGCTCTCGCGCCGCGCGTGGCTGGAGCAGACCCAGTCCGAGGTGCGCAGCGAGTTCCTCAACCAGCTGCAGAAGGGCGCCATCCGCAAGGGTGTCGTGTCCTCGATCGTCAACTTCGGCGCGTTCGTCGATCTCGGCGGTGTCGACGGCCTGGTGCACGTGTCCGAGCTGTCCTGGAAGCACATCGATCACCCGTCCGAGGTGGTTCAGGTGGGCGACGAGGTCACCGTCGAGGTGCTCGACGTGGACATGGACCGCGAGCGGGTTTCGTTGTCGCTCAAGGCGACTCAGGAAGACCCGTGGCGCCACTTCGCCCGCACCCATGCCATCGGCCAGATCGTGCCCGGCAAGGTCACCAAGCTGGTGCCGTTCGGTGCGTTCGTCCGTGTCGAAGAGGGCATCGAGGGTCTGGTGCACATCTCCGAGCTGGCTGAGCGGCACGTCGAAGTGCCGGATCAGGTCGTGCAGGTCGGCGACGACGCCATGGTCAAGGTCATCGACATCGACCTGGAGCGCCGCCGCATCTCGCTGAGCCTCAAGCAGGCCAACGAGGACTACACCGAGGAGTTCGACCCCTCGAAGTACGGCATGGCCGACAGCTACGACGATGCGGGCAACTACATCTTCCCGGAGGGCTTCGACGCCGACACCAACGAATGGTTGGAAGGCTTCGACAAGCAGCGCACCGAGTGGGAGGCCCGCTACGCCGAGGCCGAGCGCAGGCACAAGATGCACACCGCGCAGATGGAGAAGTTCGCCAAGGCCGAGGCCGAAGCGGCCGAGCGTCCCGCGGGCAACGGCGCAACCTCGTCGTCGTCCAGCTCGGGTGAGTCGGCCGGCGGTTCGCTGGCCAGCGATGCCCAGCTCGCGGCTCTCCGCGAGAAGCTGGCGGGCAACGCCTAA
- a CDS encoding MgtC/SapB family protein: protein MQIWLADPPLLGGPGQGTRQIVELLIAFGLTALIGLEREIHGKSAGLRTQAIVGTASALILIVSKYGFSDVLSAGLVEVDPSRVAAQIVSGIGFLGAGLIITRQGAVHGLTTAAAIWECAAIGMAAAAGLVKLAIVVTILHFVIVLGFNPLSRRLTARLAGSVRLRVTYDVDRGVLTRILATCEKHQWSLTELSNDSDGGVLLTLSGTQILRAPTTVAAIAGVTSVHRLDEKDE, encoded by the coding sequence ATGCAGATCTGGTTGGCCGACCCGCCGTTGCTCGGTGGCCCCGGACAGGGCACCCGGCAGATCGTCGAACTCCTGATCGCGTTCGGGCTGACCGCGCTGATCGGCCTGGAGCGCGAGATCCACGGCAAGAGCGCCGGCCTGCGTACTCAGGCAATCGTCGGCACTGCGTCAGCGCTGATCCTGATCGTCAGCAAGTACGGCTTCTCCGACGTGCTGAGTGCAGGCCTGGTCGAGGTCGACCCGTCGCGCGTCGCCGCCCAGATCGTCTCCGGCATCGGCTTTCTCGGGGCCGGGCTGATCATCACCCGGCAGGGCGCCGTGCACGGACTGACCACGGCCGCCGCGATATGGGAATGCGCGGCCATCGGCATGGCCGCCGCAGCGGGGTTGGTCAAGCTCGCGATCGTCGTGACGATCCTGCACTTCGTGATCGTCTTGGGCTTCAACCCGCTCAGCAGGCGGCTGACCGCGCGACTGGCCGGCTCGGTGCGACTGCGCGTCACCTACGACGTTGATCGCGGCGTGCTGACCCGCATCCTCGCCACCTGCGAGAAACACCAGTGGAGCCTCACCGAGCTGAGTAACGACAGCGACGGCGGTGTCCTGTTGACGTTGTCGGGAACCCAAATCCTGCGCGCCCCAACGACAGTCGCTGCCATAGCCGGCGTCACCAGTGTGCACCGACTCGACGAGAAGGACGAGTAG
- the coaE gene encoding dephospho-CoA kinase, protein MLRIGLTGGIGAGKSTVSATFSECGGIVVDGDVISREVVEPGTEGLAKLVDAFGSQILLPDGALDRPALAGIAFSDEDKRQTLNGIVHPLVATRRSELIAAAGEDAVIVEDIPLLVESQMAPMFPLVIIVHADPEVRVKRLIDYLGFSEADARARIAAQATEEQRRLVADVWLDNSGSSGQLVEQARELWYQRILPFAHNLTTRTPAPSSTAVVAADPSWPDQARRILARLNTTCGHRAVRIDHIGSTAVPGMDAKDIIDVQVTVASLDVADELAEDLLRAGYPRVESITSDVPKAGTDPALWRKRFHASGDPGRPTNVHIRVDGWPNQRFALLFVDWLKANPGVRTDYLAVKHSAAQHADIGAYAEAKEPWFLDAYRRAWEWADTTGWTPAS, encoded by the coding sequence GTGCTGCGTATTGGACTCACCGGCGGAATCGGCGCCGGCAAATCGACGGTGTCCGCCACGTTCTCGGAATGCGGCGGCATCGTCGTCGATGGGGACGTCATCTCCCGCGAAGTCGTCGAACCGGGCACCGAAGGCCTGGCCAAACTGGTCGACGCGTTCGGATCACAGATCCTGCTGCCCGACGGTGCACTGGACCGCCCGGCACTGGCCGGGATCGCGTTCAGCGACGAGGACAAGCGGCAGACCTTGAACGGCATCGTTCACCCGCTGGTGGCGACTCGGCGCTCGGAGCTGATCGCCGCCGCGGGGGAGGATGCCGTCATTGTCGAGGACATCCCGCTGCTCGTCGAGTCGCAGATGGCGCCGATGTTCCCGCTGGTCATCATCGTGCACGCCGATCCAGAAGTGCGGGTGAAGCGGCTGATCGACTACCTCGGCTTCTCCGAGGCCGACGCCAGGGCCCGGATCGCCGCGCAGGCCACCGAGGAGCAGCGAAGACTGGTCGCCGACGTCTGGCTGGACAACTCCGGCAGCTCCGGGCAACTCGTCGAGCAGGCGCGTGAGCTGTGGTACCAGCGGATCCTGCCGTTCGCCCACAATCTCACCACCCGGACCCCGGCACCGAGTTCGACCGCTGTGGTGGCGGCCGATCCGAGCTGGCCCGATCAAGCCCGCCGAATCCTGGCCCGGCTCAACACCACCTGCGGGCACCGGGCGGTGCGGATCGACCACATCGGGTCGACGGCGGTGCCCGGGATGGACGCCAAGGACATCATCGACGTCCAGGTGACGGTCGCCTCGCTGGACGTCGCCGACGAACTCGCCGAAGACCTATTGCGGGCCGGGTATCCCCGCGTCGAATCGATCACCTCTGACGTGCCGAAGGCTGGTACCGATCCGGCCTTGTGGCGCAAGCGTTTCCACGCCTCCGGCGACCCGGGCCGGCCCACCAATGTGCACATCCGGGTGGACGGTTGGCCCAATCAGCGGTTCGCGCTGCTGTTCGTGGATTGGCTCAAGGCCAATCCCGGTGTGCGGACCGACTATCTGGCGGTCAAACATTCCGCGGCTCAGCACGCAGACATCGGTGCCTACGCCGAGGCGAAGGAGCCGTGGTTCCTCGATGCCTACCGCCGGGCGTGGGAATGGGCCGACACGACCGGCTGGACGCCGGCTTCCTGA
- a CDS encoding MFS transporter, giving the protein MTETTASAAGSWRELLGRDYLGAVIVLAGGVAIYAINEFITISLLPSAVADIGGERLYAWVTTVYLVASVTAATTVGPVLTRFGPRAAYLGALLSFAAGSALCTLAPSMPLLLGGRVVQGLAGGVLAGLGYAVISAALPDRLWTRASAVVSAMWGVGTLVGPATGGLFAQFGVWRGGFGLLAVLAVAMSVLVPLALPARADTEQQPPRTRIPVWSLLLLGVAALTVSAAVIPHSAAAIAALLIAGAVLVGVFIVVDRRASAAVLPRKAFEPGPLKWIYLTLGLLMAATMVDMYVPLFGQRLGGLAPVVAGFLGAALSVGWTVGEIASASITNVRVTVRVVAIAPLVMAVGLALAAVTQTDGAPTTVVVLWALALAITGSGIGMAWPHLSAWAMGSVVDDAPQQAVAAAAISTVQLMCGAFGAGLAGVAVNLRAAPDASASRLMFGAFAVLAAVGCVASYRSGRGRAD; this is encoded by the coding sequence ATGACCGAGACGACCGCATCGGCCGCAGGCAGCTGGCGCGAGCTGCTGGGCCGCGACTATCTCGGCGCCGTCATCGTGCTGGCCGGTGGCGTGGCGATCTACGCCATCAACGAATTCATCACCATCAGCCTGCTCCCGAGCGCCGTCGCAGACATCGGTGGTGAGCGGCTCTATGCCTGGGTGACGACGGTGTATCTGGTCGCGTCGGTCACCGCTGCGACGACGGTGGGGCCGGTTCTGACCCGATTCGGCCCGCGCGCCGCGTATCTGGGCGCGTTGTTGTCGTTCGCCGCGGGCAGCGCGCTGTGCACGCTGGCGCCGTCGATGCCGCTGCTTCTCGGCGGTCGGGTCGTGCAGGGTTTGGCTGGTGGTGTGCTGGCAGGTCTGGGTTATGCGGTGATCAGTGCGGCACTGCCGGACCGGTTGTGGACCCGCGCGTCGGCCGTGGTCTCAGCGATGTGGGGAGTGGGCACCCTGGTGGGTCCGGCCACTGGTGGCTTGTTCGCCCAATTCGGCGTGTGGCGAGGCGGATTCGGCTTGCTCGCGGTTCTCGCGGTCGCGATGAGTGTGCTGGTGCCGCTGGCATTGCCGGCTCGCGCTGACACCGAGCAGCAACCGCCGCGGACGCGAATCCCGGTGTGGTCGTTGCTGCTTCTCGGTGTGGCAGCGCTGACGGTCAGTGCGGCGGTGATTCCGCACAGCGCGGCCGCCATCGCGGCTCTGCTGATCGCGGGTGCGGTGCTGGTCGGGGTGTTCATTGTCGTCGACCGTCGGGCTTCGGCTGCGGTGCTGCCGCGCAAAGCGTTTGAGCCAGGGCCGTTGAAGTGGATCTACCTGACCCTGGGTCTGTTGATGGCGGCCACAATGGTCGACATGTATGTGCCGCTGTTCGGTCAGCGGCTGGGCGGGCTCGCGCCGGTCGTGGCGGGCTTCCTGGGCGCCGCGCTGTCGGTGGGCTGGACGGTGGGGGAGATCGCCAGCGCGTCGATCACCAATGTCCGGGTCACGGTGCGGGTGGTGGCGATCGCCCCACTGGTGATGGCTGTCGGTCTGGCGCTGGCGGCGGTAACCCAAACCGACGGTGCGCCAACAACAGTCGTAGTCCTGTGGGCGCTGGCGCTGGCTATCACTGGTTCCGGTATCGGGATGGCATGGCCGCATCTGTCGGCGTGGGCGATGGGCTCGGTGGTCGACGACGCGCCTCAGCAGGCAGTGGCCGCGGCCGCGATCAGCACAGTGCAGCTGATGTGCGGCGCGTTCGGCGCGGGGTTGGCCGGCGTCGCGGTGAATCTGCGGGCTGCCCCAGACGCCAGCGCCAGCCGGCTGATGTTCGGTGCCTTCGCTGTTCTCGCGGCGGTGGGATGTGTGGCGTCATATCGGTCGGGGCGTGGTCGGGCGGATTGA
- a CDS encoding trimeric intracellular cation channel family protein, with amino-acid sequence MIQHILEYAGIAVLATSGAVVGVRKGFDLFGIAVSAALTGIGGNLLRDVLLGVFPPASLQRWAPITVCVVAALLTTMFAKLVIRLSQLVLVLDAIGMGFFATTGAAISVDHGASYFAAALLGMVSAVAGTIMRDVVARDVPMVMGPDDMYAAPAVLGSVVYVVIDSMGSQWLGVAIGSLVATLLRLAAITFHWRLPTGPRELHVRPDPDDHHQCAAASQLRPYPTDTSSGTSNA; translated from the coding sequence ATGATCCAGCACATTCTGGAATATGCCGGCATCGCGGTGCTGGCCACCTCCGGTGCGGTGGTAGGCGTCCGCAAGGGCTTTGACCTGTTCGGCATCGCAGTTTCGGCTGCTTTGACCGGTATCGGCGGCAACCTGCTGCGCGACGTCCTGCTGGGCGTCTTCCCGCCCGCCTCGCTGCAGCGGTGGGCCCCCATCACGGTGTGTGTGGTGGCTGCGCTGCTGACCACGATGTTCGCCAAGCTGGTCATCAGGCTCAGCCAGCTCGTGCTGGTTCTCGATGCCATCGGCATGGGATTCTTCGCGACCACCGGCGCGGCGATCTCGGTCGATCACGGTGCCAGCTATTTCGCTGCGGCGCTGCTCGGCATGGTCTCGGCGGTCGCCGGCACCATCATGCGCGACGTCGTCGCGCGGGACGTACCGATGGTGATGGGACCCGACGACATGTATGCCGCGCCCGCCGTACTGGGTTCGGTTGTCTACGTCGTGATCGATTCGATGGGTTCACAGTGGCTGGGAGTGGCGATTGGATCGCTGGTGGCCACGCTGTTGCGGCTGGCTGCCATCACCTTCCATTGGCGACTGCCCACCGGGCCGCGCGAGCTGCACGTGCGGCCGGACCCGGACGATCACCATCAATGCGCGGCGGCATCCCAGCTGCGGCCGTACCCGACCGACACCTCGAGCGGAACATCCAACGCGTAG
- a CDS encoding PrsW family intramembrane metalloprotease → MPRPVRKVGAPLAVIIVLGTVAGLILTLLTAVNPAGTVIGFTLATMATALVVLSYLWLDRWEPEPPRLLVFAFVWGASVAVVVSVGLEVVFDAAVNTGGSESSPFTIAVGAPLIEEAAKGAFLLLMMTGVRRAELNSLTDCLVYAGMTAIGFAWLENIFYIADGGSLGDSLLTAGLRLVMGPFAHPLFTTFTAIGVHFALQQRSWFAKAGCVALGYLAAVVMHGLWNGSTLVGVGAYFGVYVVWMMPVFALAVTLAVRSRRREQRVVAEKLPGMVAAGLVTAAEAGWLGSIRTRKEAVAAATRFGGRPAGRGVKKFAIQVVELAFVRDRIDRGFGDARVFALQQIEVDGVVAARAAAGPALHWLNG, encoded by the coding sequence ATGCCCCGGCCGGTCCGCAAGGTCGGCGCCCCGCTCGCGGTGATCATCGTTCTCGGCACCGTCGCCGGGTTGATCTTGACCCTGCTGACCGCGGTGAATCCGGCCGGCACCGTGATCGGTTTCACTCTGGCCACCATGGCGACGGCGCTGGTGGTGCTGTCGTATCTCTGGCTGGACCGGTGGGAACCGGAGCCGCCGCGGTTGCTGGTGTTCGCCTTCGTCTGGGGCGCCTCGGTGGCGGTCGTGGTGTCGGTGGGCCTCGAGGTGGTCTTCGACGCCGCGGTGAACACCGGCGGTTCGGAGTCCAGCCCGTTCACCATCGCGGTCGGGGCCCCGCTGATCGAGGAGGCCGCCAAGGGCGCGTTCCTGCTGTTGATGATGACGGGGGTGCGCCGGGCCGAGCTGAACTCGCTGACCGACTGCCTGGTCTATGCGGGGATGACGGCGATCGGCTTCGCCTGGCTGGAGAACATCTTCTACATCGCCGATGGTGGCTCGCTCGGCGACTCTCTGCTGACCGCGGGATTGCGTCTCGTCATGGGACCGTTCGCTCACCCGCTGTTCACGACTTTCACCGCGATCGGCGTGCATTTCGCTCTGCAGCAACGCAGTTGGTTTGCCAAGGCGGGGTGTGTGGCGCTCGGGTACCTCGCCGCGGTGGTGATGCACGGGCTGTGGAACGGCTCGACACTCGTCGGTGTCGGCGCCTACTTCGGGGTGTATGTGGTGTGGATGATGCCGGTGTTCGCCCTGGCCGTGACGCTGGCGGTGCGCAGTCGCCGGCGCGAGCAGCGTGTGGTGGCCGAGAAGCTGCCGGGCATGGTCGCCGCGGGTCTGGTGACCGCGGCCGAGGCCGGCTGGCTGGGGTCGATCCGCACCCGCAAAGAGGCCGTGGCCGCCGCCACCCGGTTCGGCGGGCGCCCCGCCGGCCGCGGGGTCAAGAAGTTCGCCATCCAGGTGGTCGAGCTGGCATTCGTCCGTGACCGCATCGACCGCGGTTTCGGCGATGCCCGGGTGTTCGCGCTGCAGCAAATCGAGGTCGATGGGGTCGTCGCGGCGCGCGCCGCGGCCGGGCCGGCGCTGCACTGGCTGAACGGCTGA
- a CDS encoding DUF402 domain-containing protein, whose protein sequence is MTVHPPKQETFDLVAYTNTDPKGIVRAVDEYVVTPWGLYMARPTPGRAQFHYLESWLLPSLGLRANVFHFNPGYERPQDYYLDVGVITAGDTAWHAEDHYLDLVVYAGDRTDLIDTDELFTAHREGLLTTETAEAALQCVVGAVDGLARHDHDLNAWLCTEGMTLTWR, encoded by the coding sequence GTGACCGTCCATCCGCCCAAGCAGGAGACGTTCGACCTGGTCGCGTACACGAACACCGACCCGAAGGGCATCGTGCGGGCGGTGGACGAGTATGTGGTCACCCCGTGGGGCCTCTACATGGCCCGCCCCACCCCGGGTCGCGCCCAGTTTCACTACCTGGAGTCGTGGCTGCTGCCGTCGCTGGGGCTGCGGGCCAATGTCTTCCACTTCAACCCCGGCTACGAGCGGCCGCAGGACTACTACCTCGACGTCGGCGTGATCACCGCAGGTGACACCGCCTGGCATGCCGAGGACCACTACCTCGACCTGGTCGTCTACGCCGGTGACCGCACCGACCTCATCGACACCGACGAGCTGTTCACCGCTCACCGCGAGGGCCTGCTGACCACCGAGACCGCCGAGGCCGCCTTGCAGTGCGTCGTCGGCGCCGTGGACGGCCTCGCCCGTCACGACCATGACCTCAATGCATGGCTTTGCACCGAGGGAATGACACTGACCTGGCGCTGA
- the uvrB gene encoding excinuclease ABC subunit UvrB has translation MAFATEHPVIAHSEYRPAADAVTGLVRSGAEFQVVSEYEPAGDQPAAIEELERRIRAGERDVVLLGATGTGKSATTAWLIERLQRPTLVMAPNKTLAAQLANELREMLPHNAVEYFVSYYDYYQPEAYIAQTDTYIEKDSSINDDVERLRHSATSSLLSRRDVVVVASVSCIYGLGTPQSYLDRSVELEVGTEVPRDGLLRLLVDVQYTRNDLSFTRGSFRVRGDTVEIIPSYEELAVRIEFFGDEIEALYYLHPLTGDVVRQVDSLRIFPATHYVAGPERMAIAISTIEQELAERLAELENQGKLLEAQRLRMRTNYDIEMMRQVGFCSGIENYSRHIDGRPAGSAPATLLDYFPEDFLLVIDESHVTVPQIGGMYEGDMSRKRNLVEFGFRLPSAVDNRPLTWEEFADRIGQTVYLSATPGPYELSQTSGEFVEQVIRPTGLIDPKVVVKPTKGQIDDLIGEIRARTERDERVLVTTLTKKMAEDLTDYLLEMGIRVRYLHSEVDTLRRVELLRQLRLGEYDVLVGINLLREGLDLPEVSLVAILDADKEGFLRSTRSLIQTIGRAARNVSGEVHMYADKLTDSMKEAIDETERRRAKQIAYNEERGIDPQPLRKKIADILDQVYREADDTEAIEVGGSGRNASRGRRAQGEPGRAVSAGIVEGRDTSNMPRAELADLIKDLTAQMMAAARDLQFELAARIRDEIADLKKELRGMDAAGLK, from the coding sequence ATGGCATTCGCTACCGAACACCCGGTGATCGCGCACTCGGAGTACCGACCTGCCGCCGACGCCGTGACCGGCCTGGTGCGCAGCGGCGCAGAGTTCCAGGTGGTCAGTGAGTACGAGCCCGCCGGTGACCAGCCCGCCGCGATCGAGGAGCTGGAACGCCGGATCAGGGCGGGGGAGCGCGACGTCGTGCTGCTCGGTGCGACAGGCACGGGTAAGTCCGCGACCACGGCGTGGCTGATCGAACGGCTGCAGCGGCCCACGCTGGTGATGGCGCCCAACAAGACGCTTGCCGCCCAGTTGGCCAACGAGTTGCGGGAAATGTTGCCGCACAACGCCGTTGAATACTTCGTCTCGTACTACGACTACTACCAGCCTGAGGCGTACATCGCCCAGACCGACACCTACATCGAGAAGGACAGCTCGATCAACGACGACGTGGAGCGGTTGCGCCACTCGGCGACGTCGAGTCTGCTGTCCCGACGCGATGTCGTCGTCGTCGCATCGGTGTCGTGCATCTACGGTCTGGGCACCCCGCAGTCCTACCTCGACCGGTCGGTCGAATTGGAGGTCGGCACCGAGGTGCCCCGGGACGGTCTGCTGCGGTTGCTCGTCGATGTCCAGTACACCCGCAACGACCTGTCTTTCACCCGTGGTTCGTTTCGGGTGCGCGGCGACACCGTCGAGATCATCCCGTCGTATGAGGAGCTCGCGGTTCGCATCGAGTTCTTCGGTGATGAGATCGAGGCGCTGTACTACCTGCACCCGCTGACCGGTGACGTCGTCCGCCAGGTGGACTCGCTGCGGATCTTCCCGGCCACCCACTACGTGGCGGGTCCGGAGCGGATGGCGATCGCCATCTCGACGATCGAGCAGGAGCTGGCCGAGCGGCTGGCCGAGCTGGAGAACCAGGGCAAACTGCTCGAAGCCCAGCGGTTGCGCATGCGCACCAACTACGACATCGAAATGATGCGCCAGGTCGGTTTCTGCTCGGGCATCGAGAACTATTCGCGCCACATCGACGGCAGGCCGGCCGGGTCGGCGCCCGCGACGCTGCTGGACTACTTCCCCGAAGACTTCCTGCTGGTGATCGACGAGTCGCACGTCACCGTGCCGCAGATCGGCGGCATGTACGAAGGCGACATGTCCCGCAAGCGCAACCTCGTCGAGTTCGGCTTCCGGCTACCGTCCGCCGTGGACAACCGGCCGCTGACCTGGGAAGAGTTCGCTGATCGGATCGGACAGACGGTATACCTGTCGGCGACGCCGGGGCCGTATGAGCTCAGCCAGACCAGTGGTGAATTCGTCGAGCAGGTGATCCGCCCGACGGGCCTCATCGACCCGAAGGTCGTGGTCAAGCCGACCAAGGGCCAGATCGACGACCTGATCGGCGAGATCCGGGCGCGCACCGAGCGCGACGAGCGGGTCCTGGTCACCACCCTGACCAAGAAGATGGCCGAGGACCTCACCGACTACCTGCTGGAGATGGGCATCCGGGTGCGCTACCTGCACTCCGAGGTCGACACCTTGCGTCGTGTCGAGCTGTTGCGGCAGCTGCGCCTCGGCGAGTACGACGTGCTGGTCGGGATCAATCTGCTCCGCGAGGGTCTGGACCTGCCCGAGGTGTCCCTGGTGGCGATTCTGGACGCCGACAAGGAGGGGTTCCTGCGCTCCACACGAAGCCTGATTCAGACCATCGGCCGCGCGGCGCGCAACGTGTCCGGCGAGGTGCACATGTACGCCGACAAGCTCACCGACTCGATGAAGGAAGCCATCGACGAGACCGAGCGGCGCCGCGCCAAGCAGATCGCCTACAACGAGGAGCGCGGGATCGACCCGCAGCCGTTGCGTAAGAAGATCGCCGACATCCTCGATCAGGTCTACCGGGAGGCCGACGACACCGAAGCGATCGAGGTCGGCGGCTCGGGTCGCAACGCCTCCCGGGGCCGCCGGGCGCAGGGCGAGCCGGGGCGTGCGGTGAGCGCGGGCATCGTCGAGGGCCGTGACACCTCGAACATGCCGCGAGCCGAACTCGCCGACCTGATCAAGGATTTGACCGCGCAGATGATGGCGGCGGCACGCGACCTGCAATTCGAGCTGGCCGCCCGGATCCGCGACGAGATCGCGGATCTGAAGAAGGAACTGCGCGGAATGGACGCAGCCGGGTTGAAATAG